CTTTGAACGCCGCCGTCCCGAACCGCTCGAGATCGTTCACGAGGTCCTCGGGCTGGTCCTCGCCCTCGAGGACGTATCGGTTGTAGCCACGCGTAAACAGCTGGTTGATGCGGGTCTCACCGTACTCCAGCGGGAGTGCCGCAACTCGATACGCTGCGTCCTCGTCGTCGGTGGGCGTACTGGGGCTCATTCGTCGATCACCTCCGGTGTCGCCGACCGAACGTCGAACGCCGGACTCTCGATAGGTTGGACGATGCTACAGACGTCGGCGTGCAGCGAGTAGGGCAGACGAGCGACACGCCGGCGGTCGGCCGTCACGACGGGGTCGATCGGGATGTCGTACGTCTCGAGGAGGAGGTCGTTCAACACCTCGCGACTCTGCTCGTCGTACCGGTGCGCCAGGTCGGTATCCAGCAGATAGACGTGGACCCCCTGCCCGCTGTAGACGACCATCGTCTCCTCGGCGTCGAAATCGTCCTCAAAGATGTCGCGCACCTCGAACCCGTACTCGATGGCGCGGTCGACGTCTTCGAAGGCGTACGGATACCCCTCGGGAGCGGCGTCGAGGATACCCGCAGCGTCGAGGAGCGCATCGTCGTCCCGACTGTCGACGTCCGCCGACACCATCTCGTCCGCTCGGTCTCGGGCGATCTCTTTCGCGTCGATGTCGACCAGGAGGACCCAGGGTCGTTCCCAGTGATCCAGCGCGTAGTAGACGGCGTCGGGCCGTGGGTCCGGTTGCTCCAGCACCTCTGGATCTGCAAGCGCGAACTCGCTCCGCCCCAGCGGGTCGTTGCGAGCTGGATGCCGAATGAACTCAACGACGTCCTCGAAGTCGTCGAACTCGGGCGTCGTTCGGTCCCCCGACGTATCTGTTTGCCACGTATCCCGCCGGATGAAGTCCTTGGCTGGCACCTCGTCTTTGCGTACCGGGTGGGACTCGCGGAAGGCGACGGCGTACTGTTTCGGGCCGGTCGCCGTGATGAATTCCGGCAGGTCGTCCAGATAGCGGGGGAACTCCTCGGCGTAGTAGGCGTAAATCTCCTCGCGGGTCGCCTGTCGCCAAGTCATTGGTTGAAGTCTTGATCGAGATTTTTGAAGCCCCGAACGGTGGTCAGCCCCGCAGCATCGAACTCGTCGACGGCGTCTCTGATGGTCGTAAACGACCGTGCCGCCCGCCCGCTGACCCGCTCGTCGATTCGGTCCGCGTCGGCAAGGCTATCCAGTACGTCGAGCGCCGTCTCGCGATTGTTGAAGGCCCAGATCGCGTCGGCGTCCACCGCGCTGAGTTTGTCGTAATCCTCGACCGGGGCGTGCCGGTTGTTACTCGCGAGCTCTGCTTCGCCGGCCCAGACGAGATCGCCGTCCTCGTCGAAGCCGGCCACGTCCAGGACGGTGCAGTCGTCGGTTTCGTAGTACGGGTCCACGCGAACGACGTTGTCCTGCTGGTGGAACCACAGTTCGAGGAGCCGGACGCCAACCTTGTGTGGCGTTTTCTCGCCGAGATCGCCCGCTCCTGGTCCCGCCTTCAATTCTCTCCCCAGGAGGTCTCGACCGTCGGGGAGGACGGTGTAGTACTTGCGCCCGGCAGCGGAGTCCGCTTCCAGGAGATCCTGCTCTGTGAGCCGCTCTATATGGAGGTCGTCGTATTCGTCCCGGAGCTGGCTCATCCTGTCCAGTAGCGTGTACTCGTCGTCCTCCCGGTTCATCACGTCGAGGACCCGATTCAGGAACCGGACGTCGTCACGGCTGAGCCCGCGTTGTCGGAGTTCGTCATCGGGGACAGGTACGCTGCTTTCCTGGACGGGCGTTGCCCCGTTCTCCGGCTGCCCTGCTTGGTCACCAGCTGGGTCCTCGTCCGTTTCGGTGGCCTGCCCGAACAGGGAGCTCATCTCTGACTCGTCTGCATCTGGGTCGCTGTCCGTCTCGGTCGGCGTGGTCGACGTCGACGCATCTTCGGTCGTCGATTTGCTGATGAACGCGGATTGCGTCGGGTCCGTTTTTGAGTCGCCGTCGGCAGCCGCACCCGTCGTCTCGGCCCCCGAACTCCCCCAGCCAGTCTCCTCCGGATCAGTGTCCGACTCAGTCGGCTCTGTTAGCCCGTGCTGGGCCTGTGTCCGCTCGACCATCCGTGGCCGGGACACGGACTCGAAATGGTCTTCTTGGGGCTCTGTGAGCGGCTGGTCGCTTTCTGGATGCCCCGGCGCAATCGGGAGGGGCTTCAACGAAAACGGCGGCGGACCAGTCTCCCCGAAGGACGGGCTCGGGAGCTGCGCAATCCACTCGCCGCTCGGAAGCGTGTTGATTCGGTTGCGGAGTTCGGTCGGGCTGAGGTCCTCGTGCGCGAGCGACTCTGCGAGATCACGCTCGATCGAGATGTTGCCGATGAGCTTCGTCTTGATATTGTTCAGCACCTCGTCGTAGGCTCGTTCGTTCCGATTTCGTACCTGTTCGGGGAACTGCATCACGAGCCCCATACTCAGCCCGAACGATCGGCCCTGCGGCAGGAGCTGCTCGGAGACGAGCTTTGTCGACGCGACCGGCGCCGCCTCCTCGATGATGAGGTTCGTGAGCTTCTCGTAGTCGGTCTGACCGTCGCGACGGCGCACCTGAACGGCGTCCCAGAGGTTGCTCAACAGCAGGAGTGTGATCGCTCGCTGTGCCTCCGGCCGAAGGTCGCCGAGGTCGAAGATGATGGTCGCGTCTTCATCGAGGAACTCGCGGAAGTCGAAGCGGTTGTCGACGTACTCGCCGGCGTCGTTCTGCTCGGGGACGTGGCTGAAGATCCGGCGGAGATGTGCGTCCTCTTTGAGCTTGTCGAGACGGTTCCCGACGGCGTCCATCGACACCTGGAACTGGTGGTTGTCCTTCGTGAAGTGGCGCGTCAGCGATTCCTCGATGTTTTGATTGTCCGCTGAGACCGGGGGAATCGTCTGATCGCGCTGCATCCGGAGCGCGGCGGCGAAGAGGTCGTCCAGCCCGAACACGTCGCTCCCATACTCCTCGTCGAACAGCGCCTTGATCAGGTAGCTGAGGATCTCGTTCGCGACGAACGCCTGCCCGTACTGCTCGCGGCCCATAATCATCCGGAGGATGTCGTGGAAATGGTCGACCTTGTCCTGAATCGCGTCCTCACGGTTGCGACCAGCCTCGAGCGCGGGCCGGATGTCGAAGAACGAGAACGCGGGAATCGTCTCCGGGACGCGGAAATGGTAGACGTCGTCCAAACCACCGAATCGTTCGTAGTGGCAGCGCAGGTAGTTCTCACACATCCCGTCGCCCTTCGGGTCGACGAGGACGACGGGGCCACCCGTCGTCTCGCGGAGCGAGAGCGCGTCGTTGATGATGGCCTTCGACTTCCCGCCACCAGTCGACGCGAATCGCCCGTAATGCGTCGGCAACAGGTCCGGCGGGATCCGAATGGGGTCCGGCCGTGGCTCACCGTTCTCGTCGAGTGCGTAGCCGATGGCCATCCCGTCTTGGAACTGCTGGATCAGATCCGGATTAGGCCACGGGAGCGGATTCCGACTCTGCTGTTCGGCCCTCGTTCCCCTCGTCCCTTCGACGGTCAACTGTTCGGAGGAGGGGACGAGGACGAAGTTCGCGAGCTCCGTCCCGCTGAGGACCAGCTCGGGACGGGTCTTCCCTCGTCCCGTCGTCAACTCGCGATTGAGGAGGTGCTGGAGAGCGGCCCGTGCCTTCTTCTCCTTCGTCTTCTCACGGAAGCCGCTGTCCCGGAGGCGTTGCCCCTCGACCTCGTAGAACGGACCATCAAGCGGGTCGAACACGGGGAGGAGCGAGTCCATCCGGCCATCGAGGTCGTCGCGGGTGTCGTCGGTGGGGACGCCGATGGCCCGGATGTTGACCGTGAACGACCGTTTGGCGTTCTTCGCGTCGATGTACTCGATCC
This sequence is a window from Halorubrum trapanicum. Protein-coding genes within it:
- a CDS encoding DNA primase, translated to MTWRQATREEIYAYYAEEFPRYLDDLPEFITATGPKQYAVAFRESHPVRKDEVPAKDFIRRDTWQTDTSGDRTTPEFDDFEDVVEFIRHPARNDPLGRSEFALADPEVLEQPDPRPDAVYYALDHWERPWVLLVDIDAKEIARDRADEMVSADVDSRDDDALLDAAGILDAAPEGYPYAFEDVDRAIEYGFEVRDIFEDDFDAEETMVVYSGQGVHVYLLDTDLAHRYDEQSREVLNDLLLETYDIPIDPVVTADRRRVARLPYSLHADVCSIVQPIESPAFDVRSATPEVIDE
- a CDS encoding ATP-binding protein, with product MAEYLRVTPTSERLDPESISRVLDSLHKLTTPGSSGLGAKLNPLHSETPPRFEFLAISDGPDDPVEFFYGADAHLDTLEKRLRSIYPATFDIERVDVDVAARLIQPVEFTPQEFVDHYEAGRLQYEFGPAEQYGIVDEESADSESAEADPVVDGGTASTSVPDHHVTVGDSALELAPPDALPDDEEERRAIEKPTMTPAGTILARPAQDAVSPLGVRWCGAASRKQDWMTSLTPFTAEETDGDLSSVDEPGAALASLIDHLMEATAPTAFQVVFQRRASWQSDAEVRKEDLVDGRDTFFQEVVGSLLEVEDQRSDQDDRQLSEAVEKRIEYIDAKNAKRSFTVNIRAIGVPTDDTRDDLDGRMDSLLPVFDPLDGPFYEVEGQRLRDSGFREKTKEKKARAALQHLLNRELTTGRGKTRPELVLSGTELANFVLVPSSEQLTVEGTRGTRAEQQSRNPLPWPNPDLIQQFQDGMAIGYALDENGEPRPDPIRIPPDLLPTHYGRFASTGGGKSKAIINDALSLRETTGGPVVLVDPKGDGMCENYLRCHYERFGGLDDVYHFRVPETIPAFSFFDIRPALEAGRNREDAIQDKVDHFHDILRMIMGREQYGQAFVANEILSYLIKALFDEEYGSDVFGLDDLFAAALRMQRDQTIPPVSADNQNIEESLTRHFTKDNHQFQVSMDAVGNRLDKLKEDAHLRRIFSHVPEQNDAGEYVDNRFDFREFLDEDATIIFDLGDLRPEAQRAITLLLLSNLWDAVQVRRRDGQTDYEKLTNLIIEEAAPVASTKLVSEQLLPQGRSFGLSMGLVMQFPEQVRNRNERAYDEVLNNIKTKLIGNISIERDLAESLAHEDLSPTELRNRINTLPSGEWIAQLPSPSFGETGPPPFSLKPLPIAPGHPESDQPLTEPQEDHFESVSRPRMVERTQAQHGLTEPTESDTDPEETGWGSSGAETTGAAADGDSKTDPTQSAFISKSTTEDASTSTTPTETDSDPDADESEMSSLFGQATETDEDPAGDQAGQPENGATPVQESSVPVPDDELRQRGLSRDDVRFLNRVLDVMNREDDEYTLLDRMSQLRDEYDDLHIERLTEQDLLEADSAAGRKYYTVLPDGRDLLGRELKAGPGAGDLGEKTPHKVGVRLLELWFHQQDNVVRVDPYYETDDCTVLDVAGFDEDGDLVWAGEAELASNNRHAPVEDYDKLSAVDADAIWAFNNRETALDVLDSLADADRIDERVSGRAARSFTTIRDAVDEFDAAGLTTVRGFKNLDQDFNQ